A single window of Sphingomonas sp. IW22 DNA harbors:
- a CDS encoding cation diffusion facilitator family transporter, with translation MTETERRRTILNNVTARAAMASVATAIFLLSLKGYAAWTTSSVALLGSLADSALDVLASLVTLYGVRLAAQPADHDHRFGHGKAEALAALFQVALITASALAIGWRGVTALGSDAPIADPGLGIAVSVVAIVATLALVAYQKRIIAATGSVAVQADSLHYQGDILLNLSVIAALVLDRYLGLSGADALFGIAIAAWLGFGAFKASAHAIDQLMDKEWPEDERQRYIAVAVAVPDVRGIHDFRTRRSGTRDFAQFHMNVDRTLNIVEAHDVVEAVEMALHRAFPKVEVLIHLDPEGHTDTDDPLVEEDVTPHWFRKRA, from the coding sequence GTGACCGAAACCGAACGCCGCCGCACCATCCTGAACAACGTCACCGCGCGCGCCGCGATGGCGAGCGTGGCGACGGCGATCTTCCTGCTGTCGCTGAAAGGCTATGCCGCCTGGACGACCAGTTCGGTCGCGCTGCTGGGCAGCCTTGCCGACTCTGCGCTCGACGTGCTGGCGTCGCTGGTCACGCTGTACGGTGTGCGGCTGGCGGCACAGCCCGCCGACCATGACCACCGTTTCGGCCATGGCAAGGCAGAGGCGCTGGCCGCGCTGTTCCAGGTGGCATTGATTACCGCATCTGCGCTGGCGATCGGCTGGCGCGGCGTGACCGCGCTTGGCAGCGATGCGCCGATTGCGGATCCGGGATTGGGCATTGCGGTGTCGGTGGTCGCGATCGTCGCGACGCTGGCGCTGGTCGCCTATCAAAAGCGGATCATCGCCGCGACCGGATCGGTCGCGGTGCAGGCCGACAGCCTTCATTATCAGGGCGACATCCTGCTGAACCTGTCGGTAATCGCGGCACTGGTCCTTGATCGTTATCTCGGCCTGTCGGGCGCCGACGCACTGTTCGGCATCGCCATTGCCGCGTGGCTGGGCTTTGGCGCGTTCAAGGCGTCGGCCCATGCCATCGATCAGTTGATGGACAAGGAATGGCCGGAGGACGAGCGGCAGCGTTATATCGCCGTCGCCGTTGCCGTGCCCGACGTGCGCGGCATACATGATTTCCGCACGCGCCGGTCGGGCACGCGCGATTTCGCGCAGTTCCACATGAACGTCGACCGCACGCTGAACATCGTCGAGGCGCATGACGTGGTCGAGGCGGTGGAAATGGCGCTGCACCGCGCCTTCCCCAAGGTGGAGGTGCTGATCCACCTCGACCCCGAAGGGCATACCGACACCGACGATCCCCTGGTCGAGGAAGACGTGACCCCGCACTGGTTCCGAAAGCGCGCCTGA